GAAGAATGTCATTCATCGTCGTTTGTCTGATATCGAGATTGAACTTCTCTGCGCCAAGATCTTGGTGAGTTCTGTCCAAGTACCCGTGTGTTTGCATCTGTGTAACTAACTCTCTATAGGGTGAAGCTATGTTTGCTCAGGAGGGTCGAAACTTCATTCCTCTATGGAGCAACAGCGAAACGCAGTGGGAAGAGTTTGACAGTTTCGGACAGCGCTAGAGTCGCATTCTGAATGCCTTTCGAGTAAGTCTATTGTTGTCGGTATACAAGTTTCTTTCTAACGTCACCAGCTCAATAAAGTCTTGATCCATTCTGCTCTTCGCGCCTCTTGGATCTCACGAATCACAAACTCTCCATTCTCCGAGACTCGTGTAAGTTAATTTGATTGTATTCAAAATGGTGGTGCTAACTTGGAAATAGCGCAAAGATCAGAACAAAGCTGGTAATGATCGCAAGCGAACTCTCATCGAGCAGGTTGAGAATGGACGCAAGAGACCTGTGAATGAACAGGGTGGTGGCAAGCAGAAGCGACCCCGAACTTAACCAGAAGAAGAATTTGTTGACATTTACCAAGTATATAAGATGGATTTGTCAAGGTGCGTGGATTTATGGGGATTTGCTCGAGCATGTAAGATAGCATGTGTGGAAGTGTTTGGTATGAGTGGCACATATTTGCTATCAGTTGATGACGAGTTATCATGTATTTTATGCCAAATGACTGGCCGAGTATTACTTTGATGACCATATCACTCATAAATGTCAAGATTGTCTTTCAAAAGTATTCATTATGGTGTAAATACACCCGCTAATCCTCATGCATATCCACCAGAGATGTTGTATCCTCGCCAACATACACTATTTTCTTTAGCCATTCATTTCCTTTTCATGTTGAATAAACCCTCCCCTACAACGCCAATAAAcaaattctttttctttaccaTCCTCGTCCAGCAAGCTTCTCCTCTGGCTTCATGCTATCGCAGTTGATTCCAACCATGGCCTCGCCAAGTCCAGTGCTAGTCTCTGCAAGAACCTTGGCATCCCTAAAGTGTGTTGTGGCTCGCACGATGGCCTTGGCTCGCTTAGCAGGGTCTCCAGACTTGAAAATTCCGCTTCCGACAAAGACACCGTCGCAGCCGAGCTGCATCATGAGCGCCGCATCGGCGGGTGTGGCAACTCCACCGGCCGCAAAGTTGACCACGGGGAGACGGCCAAGCTCGGCGGTTTGGCGGAGCAGCTCGGCGTCGACTTCCAGCTTGCGGGCCATCTCGCGGATACGGATGATGCCTCCCTCTGCGAGAGCGGCCTTGGCTGCTGCAATGTCTCTGTTGACAGTCTTCATGTGTCGCACAGCTTCGACAACGTCTCCGGTACCGGCCTCGCCCTTTGTTCGGATCATGGCAGCGCCTTCGGCGATTCGGCGGAGGGCTTCACCCAGGTTTCGGCATCCGCAAACAAAAGGGACGCTGAAGGGGCTCTTTTCGACGTGGCTCTCGTCGTCGGCGGGGGTGAGAACCTCGGACTCGTCAATGTAGTCAACACCAAGAGCCTCGAGGATCTGGCACTCGACAAAGTGACCGATACGGGCCTTGGCCATGACGGGGATCGTGACGGCGTCTTGGATCTCCTTGATCATGGCGGGGTCGGACATGCGAGCGACACCACCGTCCTTGCGGATGTCGGCGGGGAcacgctcgagggccatgacGGCGCAGGCACCGGCTTCTTCGGCGATGCGAGCTTGCTCAGCGTTTACGACGTCCATGATGACACCGCCCTTGAGCATCTGAGCGAGACCGGCCTTGACGGTGAAGGAGGACTTGGCCTCGCCATTGGAGGCGCCAGCGTTGTTGGAGGTATCGTTTGTCATTGTGAAGGTTGGAGAAGGGATAGAGAGTAATGAATAAAGAAGAGCTTGAAAGtaaaaaaggcaaaaaaataaaacaaaTTGTGAGGGGAACAGTCGgtctttaagtttatttgTGCTGACTCACAAAAGTCaatgacaagacaagacaatgtACTAACTATTTCTCAAAGAAGGAAGCTGGATAGAAATGAATAATTGATTACGCCAGAGAAACTCATGTGCTTTCCGGTATAGACTACTCCGGTCTCCGCCCCCCGGTACGCGGCGCCGtgtagtctagtctagtagCGGAGTTTGTTTCTAACTAAGGGTCTCTTTTTGCCTCCCACTAGAGTAAAAACCCCCCGGTATTGAGCTCCGGAGCTTGCATTGGAGGCGCCCTCTCTGCCGGTCAGAGGGGAGATGTAATTGGATAAGAGTCAAGACATGTGCCGCGGTCTATCACGGCATTTGTCGGGAAGACGAGGCTCAAGTTGTGACTGTCAAGAGGAGATTCCAAACAAAGATAGGTACGAGCATGAGCATGAGGGGCCCTGCATTGCATTACATTGCATTTGCATCTGCATTGTTCTAGATGCGTGTGATATCATGGGAATGgaatcttttttttactggcttatctcatctcatctcttgCCACTTGTTTCCATTGTTCCATCCAACACAATAACTGTACTAGCAAATTCCAGTAAATATTCCAATTGgcttctccatcatctgaCTCGATTAGCCTTTTCTTTGTGTCTATTGTTCTATCAAGGTATTGACGGTCATCTACGGAGACTGTACCATAATCGGGGTAGTCCGGAAGGTTTATCCTCTCAAGTGGATAAACTACGTACCCGTCGTACATAAATCATGCATTACACTAATGCACGGTTTTATCCTCTTTGGGTCACTCCGGTACATCACCAGAATCTGGGGAAGCCATTAGAaccatcttcttttttttttgccttCGGATCATGACTCCGAATAAACCGTCATATTCTCCGTTAtcgctcttttttttctgtttcttcaTCTCTTCTATCATTGAACTGTACAGATCAATTATTCCTGTAACAACAATCTCACAATGATCAGTCTCACTGTTGGTGTCTTGGCCCTTCAAGGTGGTTTTTCAGAACACATTGATCTTGTTCGCAAAGCCGCAGAGTCTATCTCTTCTACAGAAAACATCTCCAAGAACAAAATCCAATGCATTGAAGTTCGAACAAAGGAGCAGCTTGATCAATGCGGCGCTCTCATCATCCCAGGTGGTGAGAGCACTACAATCTCTTTCGTCGCTGCTCAATCTGGTCTACTAGAGCCACTGAGAGATTTCGTCAAGTATGTCGCCAACCAAATCTACGATTATATATACAAACATCACTAACAAACTCCAGAGTTCAAAAGAGACCTGTTTGGGGAACTTGTGCTGGTCTAATTCTGctctcagatgaagccaatGCTACCAAGAAAGGCGGCCAGGAACTCATCGGTGGTCTCGCCGTCCGTGTTCACCGCAATCACTTTGGTCGTCAAACAGAAAGTTTTGAAGCTGGCATGAATCTCCCTTTTTTGAATGACGAGAAGCCTTTTCCTGGTGTCTTTATCCGCGCGCCTGTCGTGGAACAAGTCATTGGGGCATCTGATGAACGACAACCAGTCGAAGTTCTTGCAAAACTACCAGGTCGTGTTGACAAAATGAAGGCTGGAGTCTCACAAGCCAACACAAAAGACGGTTCTGGCGATATAGTCGCTGTTAGACAGGGAAATGTGATGGGAACTAGTTTCCATCCAGAGCTGACAAAGGATGAGCGTATACATGTTTGGTGGCTAAAGGAGATTCTTAACCAGCAATAGATTTAGATACCAGGGATACACATATAAACGGCGTTACTAGAAAGGAAACAATTACTATTAGGGGTATCTACTTCATATTTAATCATCGTTCAACTTAAACTTTGCCCATTGCCGTCTCATATCCAGGTGGTGGTGAATGTGCTCGTGCAGTTGGTCTTCCTTGCGAAGGCGATGATCCAAAACCGAGTATCTGCAAGATCTCGAGATCACCCATTGACTGCGCCAGTTCAGCAGGCGAAATGCACCCCCCGACATTCAAATCAGCGCCGTTCGCCTTAAGTAGCTTGACCAATTCCGTGTCTCTCCTCGAAATAGCCTGCATCAATGGCGTTCTGCCCTTTTTATCCGCTGCATTCGCATCGGCGCCTGcttcaagaagaagcttcgtctGTTCCCGTCTCCCATGATCAATAGCATACAGAAGAAGGGTTTCGCCGctgttcatcttcttcttcgtgtTGGATCCAGCTTGCACCATCATCTTCACAAGTTCCGTGATACCCGTCTCCATGGCAAAGCAGATAGCTGCAACGCCCCATGTGCCGTCCGACACGTTTGGAGAAGCCCCGTGATCCAGAAGCATCTTGACGGCTCGGATCTTGTCGTTCTGTGAGAGCTTGCCATCGCGCAGAGCAAGTACGAGAGCTGGGTGGCCGACGAGATCCTTGGCGCTCGCATTGGCTCCGTGGTCGAGGAGAAGCTGTGCCAGGTCGAGTTTCCTCTTGCTAATGGCATCGACTAGCACGGACAACCCGCTCAAGTTCTTGGAGCTCGCGTTTGTGCCGCTTTCGAGAAGAAGCTTGATCATATCCATACGATCCTGGCTTGCCGCTATGGAGAGAAGAGAGTTGCCCGACAGATCACTAGTGTCTGGGTTGGCCCCATACTTGAGAAGCAGCCTCACGAGTTCGATATTGCCCTTTTTGACAGCTTGCGCAAGCACTGGTCGTCCCGAGATATTCGTCGTGTTCGGCTTTGCGCCATTCTCGAGAAGAAGTTCGATGCCCTCCAAGTTCTCGCTGTTGCATACGTCGACAAAATAGGCCTGGCCAGACCAGTTGGCTGCGTTGGCGTTCCACGTTCCTCGGGCGATAAGCATCTTTGCAACGCCGATGCTTCCCACGGATGCGGCCAGGAATACTGGTGGGATCTTCATATCCTTTGTATTGACATCTGCGCCGGAACCGAGTAGGAATCGAACAGCGTCTTCTTGGTTAGCCAGAATGGAGCAGCTCAGCGGTGAATTGCCTTCTCCATTGCGACCGTTGATGTTGGCGCCTTGCGCGAGTAATCCGCTCATCTGCTGGACATCGCCGCGGAGAGCTGCTTGGCAGAGTGCCGTAGACAGGGGATCAGGTTTCGCCCAGAGACCCGATGTCATGGCTTTGAACGAGTTTGTCAACGAAGACAGACCCTTGGTGAAAGGTGAAGTTGGCGGTTCGAGACTTGGCGACTGGGAAGAAGATGCCTGAGCGGGTTCGTACGGTGGTGGCTCTATATCACCCGGAAGAGGTCCCTTGCTAGAAGATGCATGCGAGTAATTTTGTGACGCAGCAGTAAGAAGAATATCTTTCGTCTGCGAAGCCTTTTGGCAGGCCTTGTTAACGTGGTCAAAGACCTCTTTGCCACTCTTGGTGTCGAGAGTAACATCCTGCTCATCCCGAGTTGTCCTGGCCACGagttaattaagaaaatacaTATTCGGCATCATTACTTACAAAGAAAGCACTTTGGcgaaaaaagcaaagagtcGTGTATACGCCAGCAAAGCATCGCTGTAAACCATCAAAAATACCTCATCCAGCAAAGGCAGCGTCTCGGCCTGCAAGCGCATAACCTGCTTATTCAACACGGTACTGACAACATCGCATGATCCAAGACTCTGACTCAAAGTGGTCTGGAAACGTGCTGAGATGGCACTCGCGTTGTTTAGCGCTGCTTCAAGGTATCCAACATGCTGATGCAGCTGGTACAGTCTACTCGCGAAAGAAGCTAATCGCTCATCGGGAGTCTCGAGGGTTGTGTTTAGCTCGTTCAACTCTTCAGCGCTCGATAATAAACGATGAGAAATAGTCGAACCAAGCGAGGTCAGAGAGATAACCGAAAAGCCGTCTCGATCCATGTTTGTGGGGATTTATTAATCACGGTAATAGTAGAGTAAAGATGTGGGGGATTGACACTTGGTGGAGAAGTGCTGGCTCATGCTCAAGATATTATATCTCTGTCCATGGACATACATTTCCATCACCAAAATCTCACTGCCTGAACTAAACCAAGTTTGTAGGGCTGAACATACGAAAAAAACGCCCTATATGGGTAAGGCTGAATACGCGCAATACAAGAGGCGTCGTGTGCGGATTACGCGGTCCCTTGGATCCCATCACATTCGATAGAGGCTCAGCTTTGGCTTGGCGGCATCCATCGAGGCTGTAACTAAACTCAACATGACAGTACAGGGATGTGATCTTGACAGTGATAGGTTCGCAAATTGACTACGCCGTTATGTGACGACCTGCCCTAGACGATACAACTGAATTGTTATTCATCAGACTGTCGTGTCTGTTTATGATTTCcctttttaataaacctCATCGCTTACGCCATCGTGCATTAATCCCTTTAGTCGGAAATGTCATGATTTCATCTTTCATCCGCTCCAATTCTCCTTCTCTATTTGGGGCTCACAGGCTTCTTTGTGACGCCCTCGACAGGTTGATCCTTTGCAACTTCTGGTCGCGACATGAGCATGAAGAAGCCGGCGCCAATAGCAAGACCAACTCCAGTAAACATGATAATTTGCGAGCTATGATAATTGTTAGTAAAATACTTGTTTGTAAAAGTGTCAGATTGAAACTCACTTTCCACCCTTGGCCTCTGGCTTTACAGAAGCATTGGGGCCAACGGGTTCTTTCTCGTTGTGTCTAGATATAGCTGTTGTGCGAAAGCCGCGCTGGATAGCGGGCA
This Fusarium poae strain DAOMC 252244 chromosome 3, whole genome shotgun sequence DNA region includes the following protein-coding sequences:
- a CDS encoding hypothetical protein (MEROPS:MER0066916~BUSCO:46493at5125), with product MISLTVGVLALQGGFSEHIDLVRKAAESISSTENISKNKIQCIEVRTKEQLDQCGALIIPGGESTTISFVAAQSGLLEPLRDFVKVQKRPVWGTCAGLILLSDEANATKKGGQELIGGLAVRVHRNHFGRQTESFEAGMNLPFLNDEKPFPGVFIRAPVVEQVIGASDERQPVEVLAKLPGRVDKMKAGVSQANTKDGSGDIVAVRQGNVMGTSFHPELTKDERIHVWWLKEILNQQ
- the PDX1 gene encoding pyridoxine biosynthesis protein (BUSCO:40226at5125), translated to MTNDTSNNAGASNGEAKSSFTVKAGLAQMLKGGVIMDVVNAEQARIAEEAGACAVMALERVPADIRKDGGVARMSDPAMIKEIQDAVTIPVMAKARIGHFVECQILEALGVDYIDESEVLTPADDESHVEKSPFSVPFVCGCRNLGEALRRIAEGAAMIRTKGEAGTGDVVEAVRHMKTVNRDIAAAKAALAEGGIIRIREMARKLEVDAELLRQTAELGRLPVVNFAAGGVATPADAALMMQLGCDGVFVGSGIFKSGDPAKRAKAIVRATTHFRDAKVLAETSTGLGEAMVGINCDSMKPEEKLAGRGW
- a CDS encoding hypothetical protein (TransMembrane:1 (o54-72i)), producing MSARVVRSLALKPSTMPAIQRGFRTTAISRHNEKEPVGPNASVKPEAKGGNSQIIMFTGVGLAIGAGFFMLMSRPEVAKDQPVEGVTKKPVSPK